Proteins encoded in a region of the Coffea eugenioides isolate CCC68of chromosome 4, Ceug_1.0, whole genome shotgun sequence genome:
- the LOC113767965 gene encoding calcyclin-binding protein-like: protein MADEFALDLEELRHLQSIAKRPRVVSLISAEINNLGKLSKNAALTKSLQVPTPICTAPKGLSSPALLYVTLGSFSWDQDNEKVKIYASLEGVDQEKIEADFKPMSFDLKFHDVQGKNYRCAIPKLNKEIVPEKCKVVVRPTKVIITLVKASKGNWSDLHFKEDKLKPNLDKDHDPMAGIMDLMKNMYEEGDEEMKRTIAKAWTDARSGKAADPLKSFQ from the exons ATGGCGGACGAATTCGCATTGGATTTGGAGGAACTGAGACATCTGCAAAGCATTGCAAAGAGGCCTAGGGTTGTCTCTCTGATCTCTGCTGAAATTAACAACTTGGGAAAG CTGTCAAAAAATGCTGCTCTAACTAAATCTTTACAAGTCCCTACTCCAATCTGTACCGCACCAAAGGGGCTTTCAAGCCCAGCTCTACTCTATGTGACGCTGGGATCTTTCAGCTGGGATCAGGACAATGAGAAAGTGAAG ATTTATGCCTCTTTAGAGGGAGTTGACCAGGAGAAAATTGAGGCTGACTTTAAGCCGATGTCATTTGACCTCAAATTCCATGACGTCCAAGGAAAGAACTATCGCTGCGCCATACCGAAATTGAACAAGGAGATAGTACCTGAAAAATGCAAGGTGGTAGTGAGGCCAACAAAAGTCATCATCACCTTGGTCAAAGCTTCCAAAGGAAACTGGTCGGACTTGCACTTTAAAGAGGATAAG CTCAAGCCAAATTTGGATAAGGACCATGACCCTATGGCTGGAATAATGGATTTGATGAAG AATATGTACGAGGAAGGTGATGAGGAGATGAAGCGAACAATTGCGAAAGCATGGACAGATGCTAGATCTGGCAAAGCTGCAGACCCTTTGAAGAGTTTCCAGTAA